One Candidatus Wallbacteria bacterium DNA segment encodes these proteins:
- a CDS encoding fibronectin type III domain-containing protein has protein sequence MFTLFEKRLIVSISLTALLGLIFMVVGCGTKDSSVLSYAMSDDGESPMAPELLSGNSEYLYNQEDSVDSSQKHFAVTVQWKAVDKNLKGVKKSNIIGYKVYRNQKTVAIGSTDYGVMLYEDYDYQNLKEGGTYTYYVSAIDSMMRESFSDPVKVTLKVNGVEPKAPENFYVIPAENKVAILCWDKPLNFDDCSAGADPICKFKVRRKEGGSTTWITIAHVPSDVFIYYDDTIMEGKTYSYRMYAVTTSGNVGPSSPERTISFTFGASEYLAPPTAPYITEVQPDNTSGIPNAKLIEWTVPSWDDSGTNGRNSASGVVAYRVYRAESVGVLNSTSEIENLTYQLIKVVPIQLKYIDTAVDTVNSNKVYYYRLSAINNKGLEGDMSVPAYYLGNSSTSTSCPQKFTCLVDKDGAVTFYFKYETGSPTFDEKKTYLLYRSLNKRYYTKVYEVPHTSLTLDSNTGEIYARFTLTEKMQNNDIFYFKLSGYNPDKTFRSNFTYYVKAEKFSLLKDNKYVLQAEDLLNSVKVRDVHYAWYANFLYPNSETGRNSLWDYDLNRGEHYTLATRGFSVSGKSGQALFFDPMGTQVPPRAKDPSDCWGASAGISNEVSYSTGDYVFCDLVTNEISIRGGWVYLEDTARPVVTAISRTYSGDSYAYNYVTAYNDCGYSYWQDLDYDGVEFEELYYRETQMPLLKHGMEGTELKLTYDVNPWTYRTPVSFANVYLGIDTASVIVHPLIPTDETQVDYTKGGGLYDFWPSVITDASGPKAWDKTDFDWNGGGGISGGCAYYKAPMSGTAIMARDYYADGHGDMTNFKITWRENYFGPLYSNSYPGYAGKWPTDAYSWVFRYPTDRPQRKDNCLSYDLQGNGIDYNSHEYIQQLDKNMYDMYQDQFMFSWNPPETGRFAINMYFYETPNSGTFLLIVKHRGNIIGAPSIINLSRNSDYQFNGTTVKVVGNFNDPEQPTDSPYDQADARDGHFEAYLEANYPIYFYFCPVGSNTDIFHDDTYDFSQGSPFEFYLDRIEFVRLDSN, from the coding sequence ATGTTCACTCTTTTCGAAAAGAGATTGATAGTTTCCATATCATTAACGGCCCTGCTGGGGTTGATTTTCATGGTTGTCGGATGCGGCACGAAAGACAGCAGCGTCTTGAGCTACGCCATGAGCGACGACGGGGAGTCGCCGATGGCGCCGGAGCTGCTCTCCGGCAATTCGGAATACCTGTACAATCAGGAAGACAGCGTGGATTCTTCCCAGAAACATTTCGCCGTGACTGTCCAATGGAAGGCTGTCGACAAAAATTTAAAAGGCGTTAAAAAGAGCAATATAATCGGATACAAAGTTTACCGCAACCAGAAAACAGTGGCCATCGGCAGCACCGATTACGGTGTGATGCTGTATGAGGATTATGATTATCAGAATCTCAAGGAAGGCGGGACATACACATATTACGTGAGTGCAATCGACAGCATGATGAGGGAATCATTCTCCGACCCGGTCAAGGTTACCCTCAAAGTCAACGGAGTGGAACCCAAAGCTCCTGAAAACTTCTATGTAATACCAGCTGAGAACAAAGTGGCGATCCTGTGCTGGGATAAACCGTTGAATTTCGATGACTGCAGTGCAGGTGCCGATCCGATCTGCAAATTCAAGGTCAGAAGAAAGGAAGGCGGTTCTACCACATGGATCACCATCGCCCATGTTCCGTCCGATGTGTTTATTTATTACGACGATACGATCATGGAGGGTAAGACCTATTCCTACAGAATGTATGCTGTGACCACAAGCGGCAATGTCGGGCCGAGTTCACCTGAACGAACCATCAGCTTCACATTCGGTGCATCAGAATATCTTGCTCCCCCCACCGCGCCTTATATCACAGAAGTTCAGCCTGACAACACTTCAGGCATCCCCAATGCCAAGCTGATCGAATGGACTGTCCCAAGTTGGGACGACAGCGGAACCAATGGCAGAAATTCAGCCTCAGGAGTTGTAGCTTACAGGGTCTATCGCGCTGAAAGCGTTGGAGTTCTCAACAGCACTTCTGAGATCGAAAACCTGACTTATCAGCTGATCAAGGTGGTTCCGATTCAACTGAAGTATATCGACACTGCCGTCGACACTGTCAATTCCAACAAGGTTTACTATTACAGGTTGTCGGCAATCAACAACAAGGGGCTGGAAGGAGACATGTCAGTTCCTGCCTATTACCTTGGAAACAGTTCGACTTCAACCTCCTGTCCTCAGAAATTCACCTGTCTGGTGGATAAGGATGGAGCAGTCACATTTTATTTCAAGTATGAAACCGGATCTCCTACCTTTGATGAGAAGAAAACCTACTTGCTTTATCGCAGTCTCAACAAGAGATATTACACGAAGGTGTATGAAGTTCCTCATACCTCACTCACCCTGGACAGCAACACTGGCGAGATTTACGCCAGATTCACCCTGACCGAAAAGATGCAGAACAATGATATCTTTTATTTCAAACTTTCCGGATACAATCCTGACAAGACGTTCCGTTCCAATTTCACTTATTACGTCAAAGCCGAGAAATTCTCCCTGCTCAAGGATAATAAATATGTGCTTCAGGCTGAGGATCTGCTGAACTCTGTCAAAGTGCGCGACGTCCATTATGCCTGGTATGCCAATTTCCTTTATCCGAACTCTGAGACCGGTCGGAATTCCTTGTGGGACTACGATCTCAATCGGGGAGAACATTATACCCTTGCCACCAGAGGATTCTCAGTTTCAGGAAAATCCGGGCAGGCTCTTTTCTTCGATCCGATGGGCACTCAGGTTCCACCCAGGGCCAAAGATCCCTCTGACTGCTGGGGCGCCAGCGCCGGAATTTCAAACGAAGTGAGCTACTCCACAGGCGATTATGTGTTCTGCGATCTCGTGACCAATGAAATCAGCATCAGGGGCGGCTGGGTCTATCTCGAAGACACTGCCCGGCCGGTCGTGACTGCGATTTCCAGAACATACAGCGGAGACTCATACGCTTACAACTATGTGACTGCTTACAATGACTGCGGATACAGCTACTGGCAGGATCTCGACTACGACGGTGTGGAATTCGAGGAACTGTATTACAGGGAAACTCAGATGCCTCTCCTCAAGCATGGAATGGAAGGAACAGAGCTCAAACTGACCTATGATGTCAATCCCTGGACTTACAGGACTCCTGTCAGCTTTGCCAATGTCTACCTCGGAATCGATACTGCCTCTGTGATTGTCCACCCATTGATTCCCACGGATGAAACCCAGGTCGACTACACCAAGGGCGGAGGCTTATACGATTTCTGGCCTTCTGTGATCACCGACGCATCCGGTCCGAAAGCCTGGGACAAGACAGACTTCGACTGGAACGGCGGGGGAGGCATCAGCGGAGGCTGCGCTTATTACAAAGCGCCGATGTCCGGAACTGCGATCATGGCCAGGGACTATTACGCGGATGGACACGGAGACATGACCAATTTCAAGATCACCTGGCGGGAGAACTATTTCGGACCTCTCTATTCAAATTCCTATCCGGGCTATGCAGGGAAATGGCCGACAGACGCCTACAGCTGGGTTTTCAGGTATCCGACTGACCGTCCCCAGCGCAAGGACAACTGCCTGTCATACGACCTGCAGGGCAATGGCATTGATTACAACAGCCACGAATATATCCAGCAATTGGACAAGAACATGTACGACATGTATCAGGATCAGTTTATGTTCAGCTGGAATCCTCCTGAAACCGGGAGATTCGCCATCAACATGTATTTCTATGAAACTCCGAATTCCGGGACATTTCTCCTGATCGTAAAGCATCGAGGCAACATCATCGGAGCCCCTTCCATCATCAACCTCTCGCGGAACTCAGATTATCAGTTCAACGGGACTACAGTGAAAGTTGTAGGTAATTTCAATGATCCTGAGCAGCCCACTGATTCGCCTTATGACCAGGCCGACGCAAGGGACGGGCATTTCGAAGCTTACCTAGAGGCCAATTATCCGATCTACTTCTATTTCTGCCCTGTCGGCAGCAATACGGACATTTTCCATGACGACACATATGACTTCAGCCAGGGGTCACCATTCGAGTTTTACCTGGACCGCATCGAATTCGTTCGCCTGGATTCAAATTAA
- a CDS encoding PLP-dependent aminotransferase family protein, with translation MSLNYDAMFSLNAQNMKKSAIRELLKLTNNPDIISFAGGLPAPATFPVEKIREIVLDVLDKEYKKALQYGATEGDTGLRDELIKYMHERNCPWIKQDNVLITSASQQALNMIPEIFLNPGDSIIVDLPSYLGALGAYYSHRADLIGIPLTDEGTDIQEVKKALKKLKLEGKVPKFIYVIPDFQNPAGVTFSLKTRKELLSLAKEYGFFILEDCPYRELRYSGDHIPSILELDKGEGYVIGLFTFSKIFIPGFRLGWIIGPTEVINKLVVAKQSIDLCTSPFTQCIARDYLKAGLINERIQKNIELYRPKKDLMLECLEKEMPKDEGILWTKPEGGLFLFAYLPERISADEMFMDAIKNNVAYVIGSAFYCNGKGHNTFRLNFSYPSYSEIREGIKRLGICVRKKLSETTKHSSAAC, from the coding sequence ATGTCGCTAAATTACGACGCTATGTTTTCTTTGAACGCCCAGAATATGAAAAAGTCCGCGATCAGGGAGCTCCTGAAGCTCACCAACAATCCGGACATCATCTCATTCGCAGGAGGACTGCCTGCGCCTGCCACTTTCCCTGTTGAGAAGATCCGCGAGATCGTACTCGATGTTCTCGACAAGGAATATAAAAAGGCTCTCCAGTATGGCGCCACTGAAGGCGACACCGGCCTCAGGGACGAGCTCATCAAGTATATGCATGAGCGCAACTGCCCGTGGATAAAGCAGGACAACGTCCTGATCACGAGCGCTTCCCAGCAGGCTCTGAACATGATCCCTGAAATTTTTCTGAACCCGGGGGATTCGATTATCGTGGATCTCCCCAGCTATCTGGGTGCACTGGGAGCATATTACTCTCACCGCGCTGATCTGATCGGTATTCCCTTGACCGACGAGGGCACTGATATCCAGGAAGTAAAAAAAGCTCTTAAAAAACTGAAACTGGAAGGAAAAGTCCCGAAGTTCATCTATGTGATTCCAGATTTTCAGAACCCGGCTGGAGTGACTTTCTCCCTGAAAACCCGCAAGGAACTTTTGAGCCTGGCAAAAGAATATGGCTTCTTCATCCTGGAAGACTGTCCATATAGAGAATTGAGATACAGTGGGGATCATATTCCCTCGATTCTGGAACTCGACAAAGGCGAAGGCTATGTAATTGGTCTTTTCACTTTTTCCAAGATCTTCATCCCCGGATTCAGGCTCGGATGGATCATCGGCCCCACTGAGGTTATCAACAAGCTGGTTGTAGCCAAACAGTCGATCGATCTCTGCACATCGCCTTTCACTCAATGCATCGCAAGGGACTATCTCAAAGCGGGATTGATCAACGAACGCATTCAGAAGAACATTGAACTCTACAGACCGAAAAAAGACCTGATGCTGGAATGCCTGGAAAAGGAAATGCCTAAGGATGAAGGTATCCTATGGACAAAACCTGAGGGCGGACTGTTTCTGTTCGCTTATCTGCCTGAACGGATCAGCGCTGATGAGATGTTCATGGATGCCATCAAAAACAATGTGGCCTATGTGATCGGCAGCGCGTTCTATTGCAACGGAAAAGGTCATAACACCTTCAGGCTCAATTTCTCTTATCCCTCATATTCCGAGATCCGGGAAGGCATCAAACGTCTGGGCATCTGTGTCAGAAAGAAACTTTCAGAAACCACAAAACACAGCTCAGCAGCTTGTTAA
- a CDS encoding cupin domain-containing protein: protein MFYAKHYTEVSAQEVEVEGASNVKIRWLVDQKKGAPNFAMRLFEIGAKGHTPFHAHPWEHEIYVLEGSGVMRIEDAEYPLSKGSVALVPEDKKHQFASAGKAMKMICVIPNKGK, encoded by the coding sequence ATGTTTTATGCAAAACATTATACTGAAGTCTCTGCACAGGAAGTGGAAGTGGAAGGAGCCAGCAATGTCAAGATCCGCTGGCTGGTAGATCAGAAGAAGGGTGCTCCCAATTTCGCCATGCGCCTCTTTGAAATCGGTGCTAAAGGGCATACCCCTTTTCATGCCCATCCCTGGGAGCATGAAATCTATGTGCTGGAAGGAAGCGGTGTGATGCGGATCGAGGATGCGGAATATCCCCTTTCCAAAGGTTCTGTAGCGCTGGTGCCTGAAGACAAAAAACATCAGTTCGCTTCAGCGGGTAAAGCCATGAAAATGATCTGCGTGATTCCCAACAAAGGAAAATAG
- a CDS encoding flippase, producing the protein MTIQSIMKFDLDFKELVRGSGASFTFRIAGMLFGYISTMLMTRFFGADALGCLMIASIVVEISGIFGRFGTNIALLRLTAEHYAGNQIGRIRDIYLKIISMITPVSLLLTTAIFMFSREIAVICFGKEQLTPYIRIAALMIFPVVLNFIHQEGLRGLKKINDYSFLKFTVENLLMTLVLAAAVLFCRNEYMPVISYVSASFGACLIGIILWVLRSRILSTGSIETYSRSGILGIALPLMLANSLVFLMGSIDTLILGILGSTKDVGIYSVAIKVSRLVSITQMAVNSISAPKFAEMHARGDISGLDRITRQSNLLIFWTSVPALLFLVLFPGFTLDYFFGSEFRIGAAAMLILCTGNIFDAATGSVISLMQMTGRQVAFQNIAFLATAVNVILNWLLIPAFGINGAALANFSSIVTLNLCSVIYLYRKYGILSIYLPFIKVGVKGRSPARKNE; encoded by the coding sequence ATGACGATCCAAAGCATCATGAAATTCGACCTGGATTTCAAGGAACTTGTCCGCGGCAGCGGGGCTTCTTTTACTTTCAGAATCGCCGGAATGCTCTTTGGCTATATTAGTACCATGCTCATGACCCGTTTTTTCGGAGCTGACGCCTTGGGCTGTTTGATGATTGCATCCATAGTGGTGGAAATCTCCGGCATATTCGGGAGGTTCGGCACCAATATCGCCCTGCTCAGGCTTACTGCAGAGCATTATGCCGGAAATCAGATCGGCAGGATCAGGGACATCTACTTAAAAATCATTTCCATGATCACACCTGTTTCTCTGCTCCTCACAACGGCGATTTTCATGTTTTCCAGGGAGATAGCGGTCATCTGCTTCGGCAAAGAGCAGCTCACACCTTACATCAGAATTGCCGCCCTGATGATTTTTCCTGTAGTGCTGAATTTCATCCATCAGGAAGGTCTGCGTGGCCTGAAGAAAATCAACGATTATTCCTTCCTGAAGTTCACTGTTGAAAACTTGCTGATGACCCTGGTACTGGCTGCAGCTGTACTTTTCTGCAGGAACGAGTACATGCCTGTGATCAGCTATGTCTCAGCATCTTTCGGAGCCTGCCTGATAGGAATCATTCTGTGGGTTCTGCGTTCCAGAATACTCTCCACAGGGAGTATAGAAACATACAGCCGTTCCGGGATTCTTGGCATTGCCCTGCCGCTGATGCTTGCCAATTCACTGGTCTTCTTGATGGGTTCCATCGACACTTTGATACTTGGGATTTTGGGGTCGACCAAAGATGTTGGGATTTACAGCGTGGCAATCAAGGTTTCCAGGCTGGTATCAATTACGCAGATGGCTGTGAACAGCATTTCTGCTCCCAAGTTTGCAGAGATGCATGCCAGGGGTGACATATCCGGCCTCGACCGGATCACCAGGCAGTCCAATCTGTTGATCTTCTGGACTTCTGTCCCAGCGCTCCTCTTTCTTGTGCTGTTTCCAGGCTTCACACTGGACTATTTTTTCGGGTCGGAATTCAGGATTGGAGCTGCTGCCATGCTGATTCTTTGCACAGGAAACATTTTTGACGCGGCTACAGGTTCCGTGATTTCCCTGATGCAGATGACCGGCAGGCAGGTGGCTTTCCAGAACATCGCCTTCCTTGCTACAGCTGTCAATGTCATCTTGAACTGGCTGCTGATTCCTGCCTTTGGGATCAATGGAGCTGCGCTGGCAAATTTTTCGAGCATCGTGACCTTGAATCTTTGTTCAGTGATTTATCTTTATAGAAAGTATGGAATATTGAGTATCTATCTGCCGTTCATTAAAGTAGGGGTGAAAGGCCGTTCACCCGCACGAAAAAATGAATAA
- a CDS encoding DUF362 domain-containing protein produces the protein MHKSIVAATRCLAYEPAAVKQALLSVLENSRVLATYSFKDKKVLLKPNLLRETRPEDCVCTHFEVVRQLAVILRERGAEVIVGESSGGVSYGKTARAAETSGLKSALDESGFPFVNLDGKGAKTIFINGKILGSVSLSSLLDEIDILVSVPKMKTHVETMITGAVKNLMGLIPGTGKLDLHRMGPNSRALGEAVADLLLAVKPHFSVMDAVWAMEGNGPNQGTKREVGLILASLDPISLDSVAAWVMGFKSMQVGFLKSAHSRGLGIAERKSIRIAGDSLDGFPIRDFKKGRFSLLHALPNLLLKIAVRLLISVDPEILSRRCRKCMVCKNSCPAKAISPELRIDYKLCTRCLCCHELCPHHAVGLKKSWVMKVLTGKLVTDSF, from the coding sequence ATGCATAAATCCATTGTCGCAGCAACCCGCTGCCTTGCATATGAACCCGCTGCAGTAAAACAAGCGCTGCTGAGCGTGCTTGAAAATTCCAGAGTCCTGGCTACTTATAGTTTCAAGGATAAAAAAGTCCTGCTCAAGCCGAACCTGCTCAGAGAAACCCGCCCTGAAGATTGCGTCTGCACCCATTTCGAGGTAGTCAGACAGCTGGCAGTGATTCTCCGGGAACGAGGGGCGGAAGTGATTGTCGGTGAATCCTCAGGAGGGGTTAGTTACGGAAAAACAGCCAGGGCTGCGGAAACCAGCGGTCTCAAATCCGCTCTGGATGAGTCAGGTTTTCCTTTCGTCAACCTGGACGGAAAAGGCGCAAAAACAATTTTCATCAACGGAAAAATTCTCGGTTCAGTCAGCCTCTCTTCCCTGCTTGATGAAATTGACATCCTGGTTTCAGTACCAAAAATGAAGACCCACGTGGAAACAATGATCACAGGTGCAGTCAAGAATCTGATGGGCCTGATTCCCGGAACAGGCAAACTCGACCTGCACAGGATGGGGCCGAATTCCCGCGCGCTCGGGGAAGCGGTTGCTGATCTTCTTTTGGCTGTCAAACCGCATTTCTCGGTGATGGACGCTGTCTGGGCCATGGAAGGAAACGGCCCGAATCAGGGGACAAAAAGGGAAGTCGGCCTGATCCTCGCGAGCCTTGATCCTATCTCTCTGGACAGCGTGGCTGCCTGGGTCATGGGGTTTAAAAGCATGCAGGTCGGATTTCTGAAATCCGCCCACAGCCGCGGCCTGGGAATCGCAGAACGCAAATCGATCAGAATCGCAGGAGATTCTCTCGACGGTTTTCCTATCAGGGATTTCAAGAAAGGACGCTTTTCCCTGCTGCACGCGCTGCCTAATCTGCTGCTTAAAATCGCGGTCAGACTGCTGATTTCGGTTGACCCGGAAATTCTATCCCGCCGCTGTAGAAAATGTATGGTCTGCAAAAATTCCTGTCCTGCGAAAGCCATCAGTCCGGAACTCAGAATTGATTACAAGCTCTGCACGCGCTGCCTGTGCTGCCACGAACTGTGCCCGCATCATGCGGTAGGTTTGAAGAAGAGCTGGGTGATGAAAGTGTTAACCGGAAAATTAGTTACCGATTCGTTCTGA